In the genome of Thiomicrospira aerophila AL3, one region contains:
- the cas6f gene encoding type I-F CRISPR-associated endoribonuclease Cas6/Csy4 yields the protein MKYYQEITLLPSPEVSINFLWQKLYQPLHLLMVETKTQPATEWLRISFPEYTQRFLGKKMRVFSEGEAVLQKLDLKKKFHNYDDYLHITQIRQVPENVNGVIIFKRYQPKQNSQSHATRLAKRHGLSVDEAFGLLNAKPAQPLPFINLKSLSSKQDYRLRIQKQSIDSSQQQEVIFNAYGLNNPVPDF from the coding sequence ATGAAATACTATCAAGAAATTACCCTCCTGCCATCACCGGAGGTGTCTATTAACTTTTTATGGCAAAAGCTTTATCAACCCTTGCACCTACTCATGGTTGAAACGAAAACTCAGCCAGCGACAGAATGGTTACGTATTTCCTTTCCAGAGTATACACAAAGGTTTTTAGGCAAAAAAATGCGTGTTTTTTCTGAAGGTGAGGCTGTATTGCAAAAGCTGGATTTGAAGAAAAAATTTCATAATTATGATGACTATCTACACATTACCCAAATTCGGCAGGTTCCCGAAAATGTTAATGGCGTGATAATCTTCAAAAGATACCAACCTAAGCAAAATAGCCAAAGCCATGCAACGCGTTTGGCGAAACGTCACGGCTTGTCGGTGGATGAAGCATTTGGGCTACTCAATGCCAAACCAGCGCAACCCTTGCCCTTTATTAACCTGAAAAGCCTTAGTTCAAAACAGGACTATCGCTTGAGGATTCAAAAACAATCTATAGACTCAAGCCAGCAGCAAGAAGTAATATTCAATGCCTACGGCTTAAATAATCCGGTGCCGGATTTTTAG
- the csy3 gene encoding type I-F CRISPR-associated protein Csy3, whose amino-acid sequence MSKKLTASVLAFEKKLVPSDAFMYGTNWDNKDVEKTPLALQEKSVRGTISNRLKKALQSDPAKLDAEVEKANLQRVDSCALAPDQDTLGLSFTLKVLSGVEQPSACNSEEFLSSYQQAAKNYIETFAFTELAKRYATNLANGRFLWRNRVGAEQIEVQVKLLNKDSNESWTFNALNLSTRDFDHGDPQVAELADKIAQALSGQTDFILLQINAFAQVGQAQDVYPSEELVLDKSNAKGQKSKILYAVNGQAAMHSQKIGNAIRAIDTWYPGFEEVNTGAIAIEPYGAVTNLGKAYRTPKAKADFYTLFDRFANGEELDREEDQHYVMAVLVRGGVFGESGKE is encoded by the coding sequence ATGTCTAAAAAACTAACCGCATCTGTTCTTGCATTCGAAAAGAAATTGGTACCATCCGATGCTTTTATGTACGGTACAAATTGGGATAACAAAGATGTTGAAAAAACACCACTCGCATTACAAGAGAAATCAGTACGTGGCACGATTTCGAATCGCTTAAAAAAGGCTTTACAATCAGATCCTGCAAAATTGGATGCCGAAGTAGAAAAAGCAAACCTACAACGTGTAGACAGTTGTGCGCTAGCGCCAGATCAAGATACGCTCGGCTTAAGCTTTACATTAAAAGTGCTAAGTGGCGTTGAACAGCCCTCAGCCTGCAATAGTGAGGAATTTCTTAGTAGCTATCAACAGGCCGCCAAAAACTATATTGAAACCTTTGCTTTTACTGAGTTAGCGAAACGCTATGCGACCAACTTAGCGAATGGACGTTTCTTATGGCGTAACCGTGTGGGTGCTGAGCAAATAGAGGTACAGGTGAAACTGCTTAACAAAGACTCAAATGAAAGCTGGACATTCAATGCCTTAAATCTAAGTACGCGTGACTTTGATCACGGTGATCCGCAAGTCGCAGAACTTGCGGATAAAATTGCACAAGCTTTGAGTGGACAAACGGATTTTATATTATTGCAAATCAATGCATTTGCTCAAGTTGGACAGGCGCAAGATGTTTATCCAAGTGAAGAGCTTGTATTGGATAAAAGTAATGCAAAAGGTCAAAAAAGCAAAATTCTTTATGCAGTAAATGGTCAAGCCGCAATGCATTCGCAAAAGATTGGCAACGCAATTCGTGCGATAGATACTTGGTATCCAGGTTTTGAAGAAGTGAATACCGGCGCAATTGCGATTGAGCCATATGGCGCTGTAACTAATTTAGGAAAAGCCTATCGCACCCCCAAGGCTAAAGCCGATTTTTACACACTGTTTGATCGTTTTGCCAATGGTGAAGAATTAGACCGCGAAGAAGATCAGCATTATGTTATGGCGGTACTGGTGCGTGGGGGAGTCTTTGGCGAAAGTGGGAAGGAGTAA
- the csy2 gene encoding type I-F CRISPR-associated protein Csy2: protein MSDVKNLLLIPYIKIHNANALSSNFTIGFPAMTAWLGGVHFLQRTLADTEFSDIKFTSVAVACHTIKLHTHKAENGFISSIIGTGNPLDKDGSRPSFIEEARCDLTVSLVIELKNWGLHDSDKFLDLVNHRIRGKMKLASGDILSARAGRIYQVNSTESFAKVRNALMPSYCLIERRDLMINAMEHGDDALTALLDSQLSHRACEQDEQGNVTWHPPKRKYPGWIVPIATGYQGLTELGKAQHQRDANTPHRFAESVLTLGEFKMPIRFNHWDEMAWHYHSDTQNNLYLCQQNQLN, encoded by the coding sequence ATGAGCGACGTAAAAAACCTGCTTTTGATTCCTTACATTAAAATTCATAACGCAAATGCGTTATCCAGTAACTTTACAATCGGTTTTCCTGCGATGACCGCTTGGCTGGGTGGCGTACACTTTTTACAAAGGACGCTGGCCGATACCGAGTTTTCAGACATCAAATTTACATCCGTTGCGGTAGCTTGCCACACCATCAAGTTACATACCCACAAAGCTGAAAACGGCTTTATTAGCTCTATTATTGGTACAGGTAACCCATTGGATAAAGATGGCAGTCGCCCTTCTTTTATTGAAGAAGCGCGTTGTGACTTAACCGTATCATTGGTTATTGAACTCAAGAACTGGGGACTGCATGATTCGGATAAGTTTTTAGATCTAGTCAATCATCGTATCAGGGGCAAAATGAAATTAGCCAGTGGCGATATTCTCTCTGCAAGAGCGGGCAGAATTTATCAGGTCAATTCAACCGAAAGCTTTGCCAAAGTGCGTAATGCGTTGATGCCAAGTTACTGTTTAATTGAGCGGCGTGATTTGATGATTAACGCAATGGAACATGGGGATGACGCTTTAACCGCGTTGTTAGACAGTCAACTATCTCACCGTGCCTGCGAGCAAGATGAGCAAGGCAATGTCACTTGGCATCCTCCCAAGAGAAAATACCCCGGCTGGATTGTTCCGATTGCAACGGGTTACCAAGGGCTTACTGAGCTAGGAAAAGCTCAACATCAACGTGATGCAAATACCCCTCATCGATTTGCTGAAAGTGTTTTAACTCTCGGTGAATTCAAAATGCCAATTCGATTTAACCATTGGGATGAAATGGCTTGGCACTATCATTCTGATACACAAAATAATCTTTACCTTTGTCAACAAAACCAACTTAACTAG
- the csy1 gene encoding type I-F CRISPR-associated protein Csy1, translated as MIEPAIQAFLSERKEAWLKKQLNPSQTESEQAEIYAEAEVSFLLAQWLPNAAKRAKQLNLVSHPAKFTHPGAKTSSVIAQTPQENDGFLRFGNVKDIEEDVFGNAAAIDVYKFLSLKLIDGKSVLQHIEQASELIQSQFSIPTLDFEQLRELFLLIKQDGHPEPLTSGQVKQVYFPVADETNGYHLLSILNSSGMMFALKDRINQVRFSDETKQAREDRKNKAYNPNGLYEIYDLTAIGFGGTKPQNISVLNSSNGGVAFLLKSMPPELEVRKVRLPKNDFFKQTLWAKDYGWIFSRLNYLLNEDWRNNMEIRQKRDQIFQEAVYQAAETLWQVRAQNEGWSQSDTYSSLPAWQKIWLDNARQAEREVDYAYIDQAISAFTSWFITVFEEYLKKNAIVFNDVDIQHFINVADLFDVQSNLQIKEAFR; from the coding sequence ATGATAGAACCAGCAATACAAGCATTTTTATCAGAACGAAAAGAGGCTTGGCTTAAAAAGCAGTTGAATCCAAGTCAGACTGAATCTGAGCAGGCAGAAATTTATGCTGAAGCGGAAGTTTCCTTTTTGCTTGCGCAGTGGCTCCCGAATGCCGCGAAACGTGCCAAACAGTTAAACTTGGTTTCTCATCCCGCTAAGTTCACGCATCCCGGCGCAAAAACATCTTCCGTGATTGCACAAACGCCACAAGAAAATGACGGCTTTTTGCGTTTTGGTAATGTTAAAGACATTGAGGAGGATGTATTTGGCAATGCCGCTGCGATTGATGTATATAAGTTTTTATCACTAAAGCTTATAGATGGAAAAAGCGTTTTACAGCATATTGAACAAGCGTCAGAACTTATTCAAAGCCAATTTTCTATACCGACACTTGATTTTGAACAATTGCGAGAGCTGTTCTTGCTTATCAAACAAGATGGTCATCCTGAACCATTAACAAGTGGACAGGTAAAGCAAGTTTACTTCCCTGTTGCGGATGAAACCAACGGTTATCATTTGCTTTCCATATTGAATTCATCCGGCATGATGTTTGCCCTTAAAGACCGAATTAATCAGGTACGTTTTTCTGACGAAACGAAGCAGGCGCGTGAAGACCGTAAAAATAAGGCGTATAACCCAAATGGGCTTTATGAAATCTATGACCTGACGGCCATAGGCTTTGGTGGCACGAAGCCACAAAATATCAGCGTGTTAAATAGTTCAAATGGCGGTGTAGCTTTTCTGTTGAAATCTATGCCACCAGAATTGGAAGTGCGCAAAGTTCGCTTACCCAAAAATGACTTTTTTAAACAAACGCTATGGGCTAAAGACTATGGCTGGATTTTTTCTCGCCTAAATTATTTGCTAAATGAAGATTGGCGTAACAACATGGAGATTCGCCAAAAACGCGACCAAATTTTTCAAGAGGCGGTTTATCAAGCGGCTGAAACACTTTGGCAGGTTCGCGCCCAAAATGAAGGTTGGTCACAATCCGATACCTATAGCAGCTTGCCTGCTTGGCAAAAAATCTGGCTAGATAATGCGCGTCAAGCTGAGCGTGAAGTCGATTATGCCTATATTGATCAAGCTATTTCCGCGTTTACAAGCTGGTTTATTACCGTCTTTGAAGAATATTTAAAGAAAAACGCCATTGTATTTAATGATGTCGATATACAGCACTTTATCAATGTTGCTGACTTATTTGATGTTCAGTCCAATCTACAAATTAAGGAGGCCTTTCGATGA
- the cas3f gene encoding type I-F CRISPR-associated helicase Cas3f produces the protein MMVTFVSQCEKNALPKTRRILDSFANRIGSRTWQTVITDEGLSAVKKLLRKSATKSTAVSCHWLRSRSRSELIWVIGNRNKFNEEGIVPVNSTQQPIVNTEWENDWHLLPLIKSLAAIAALFHDWGKASEFFQSKLTAKSAKPIGDPLRHEWISVLFLRAYVNGQSDTQWLERLAKGEFDKAELLRSVAEDHATPLSDLPPVAASIAWLILSHHRLPQAEQFLGAELNEYQRLFQLIKLDWQYQNKYDDNEYKKNLSRCFDYPQGLPSDSTLWLKPAKKWAARLLSQEAVLLQTLETGAWRWLMQQSRLVLMLADHNYSSRDKDEKIQNQLQLYANTQKIKGKNQLKQSLEEHLLGVMKQTLHIAHHLPMFEAQSHQLGYVQDNRILKKKSPPAFAWQDKAVQKILAWREAETAQTTQFNPHQFGFFAVNMASTGQGKTFANAKVMRALSHDTKSLRYILALGLRTLTLQTGDEYRHKIGLQEDELAVLIGSRAVQLLHQQTQDTKQQQTDISGSESEAPLMDDEIIYDTPIPDSVLDTLFQTDKSIALLHAPVLACTIDHIMGATETSRGGRYILPSLRLMSSDLVIDEVDDFVGDDLIAIGRLVHLAGLSGRKVMISSATIPPDLAKGFFNAYQSGWAIFAKARQKSQKVSCAWIDEFTTQTQNFIEQDDLLVQFESAHNAFIEKRLKKLNQTPAKRRLKLVEMTVAQYEKQKLDSETETIHQFYFHQIQLAALAFHQCHSQREPETQKTISFGVVRVANIEPCIQLSRYLLNNAPKNTEIKVMAYHSRQLLIMRNAQEQLLDQLLKRNPDKPEQIFQHPIVQQHIKNSQAENIIFILVATPVEEVGRDHDFDWAIIEPSSLRSIIQMAGRVLRHRTVEKLNEPNIGVLQYNLKGFVQAIQAPQKRHPVFTRPGYEDEVCLLTSHNIADIIELNALNERLDATLRITRPQHLTPNAVLADLEHYKTQKALLPEQAGPETLKGWLQGFWWLTAIPQLYVQFRKGPPQTALYLTSDGKGGWSFKERNEAKELVDVEKRYDIQQQDDLSEQEKTNLWMLRDYAQLLKESPEHYMPLAAAIFGEVRLDKSLLENKALIYQPQLGFSKK, from the coding sequence ATGATGGTCACGTTTGTATCGCAGTGTGAAAAAAATGCACTTCCTAAGACACGGCGTATTCTTGATAGCTTTGCAAACAGAATCGGCAGCCGAACTTGGCAAACAGTTATTACTGATGAAGGCTTGTCGGCGGTAAAAAAATTACTGCGAAAATCGGCAACCAAAAGTACAGCGGTGAGTTGCCATTGGCTAAGAAGTCGAAGCCGTTCTGAATTGATTTGGGTGATTGGCAATCGCAATAAGTTTAATGAAGAAGGTATTGTTCCAGTTAATTCAACTCAGCAACCTATCGTTAATACCGAATGGGAAAATGATTGGCATCTGCTTCCCTTAATTAAGTCGTTGGCGGCCATAGCGGCATTGTTTCATGACTGGGGAAAGGCATCAGAGTTTTTTCAATCTAAACTGACAGCCAAGTCAGCAAAACCGATTGGAGACCCCTTACGACACGAATGGATTTCGGTCTTGTTTTTGCGCGCATATGTGAATGGACAGAGTGATACACAGTGGCTAGAGCGCCTTGCGAAAGGTGAATTTGACAAAGCAGAGTTATTGCGATCTGTCGCTGAAGACCACGCCACGCCACTTAGTGATTTACCGCCTGTGGCAGCATCCATTGCATGGTTAATTTTGAGCCATCACCGTCTTCCACAAGCAGAACAATTTCTCGGCGCAGAACTTAATGAGTATCAACGTTTATTCCAGCTTATTAAATTGGACTGGCAATATCAGAATAAGTATGACGACAACGAATATAAAAAAAACCTGTCGCGTTGTTTTGACTATCCACAAGGTTTGCCTAGTGACTCAACGCTTTGGCTGAAGCCCGCTAAAAAGTGGGCGGCTAGATTATTATCGCAAGAGGCAGTGCTCTTACAAACTTTAGAAACTGGTGCATGGCGCTGGTTAATGCAGCAATCACGGTTGGTGCTTATGCTGGCGGATCACAATTATTCATCTCGTGATAAAGATGAAAAAATTCAAAACCAACTGCAACTCTACGCAAATACACAAAAGATAAAGGGGAAAAATCAGCTTAAACAAAGCTTGGAAGAACATCTGCTTGGGGTTATGAAGCAAACCCTACATATCGCCCATCATTTACCGATGTTTGAAGCGCAATCGCACCAACTTGGTTATGTGCAAGATAATCGTATCTTGAAAAAGAAAAGCCCACCGGCTTTTGCATGGCAGGATAAAGCGGTACAGAAAATACTCGCTTGGCGCGAAGCAGAAACTGCACAAACTACCCAGTTTAACCCGCATCAATTTGGTTTCTTTGCCGTCAATATGGCAAGCACAGGACAGGGAAAAACATTTGCCAATGCAAAAGTCATGCGCGCACTTTCGCATGATACAAAAAGTTTGCGTTATATTTTGGCACTGGGTTTAAGAACGCTCACCTTACAAACTGGCGACGAATACCGCCATAAAATAGGCTTGCAAGAGGATGAATTAGCTGTATTGATTGGTTCACGAGCGGTGCAATTATTACATCAGCAAACACAGGACACCAAACAACAGCAAACCGACATTTCTGGTTCAGAATCAGAAGCGCCTTTAATGGACGACGAAATTATTTATGACACACCGATTCCAGACAGTGTTTTGGACACCTTATTTCAAACGGATAAAAGCATAGCGTTACTGCACGCGCCGGTTTTGGCTTGCACGATTGATCATATTATGGGGGCGACAGAAACCAGTCGTGGTGGGCGCTATATTTTGCCTAGTTTACGACTCATGTCGTCAGACTTGGTGATTGATGAAGTTGATGACTTTGTTGGGGATGACTTAATAGCGATTGGGCGACTTGTACATTTAGCAGGGCTTTCTGGCCGTAAAGTAATGATCTCCTCCGCAACGATTCCACCCGATTTGGCTAAGGGCTTTTTTAACGCCTATCAGTCGGGTTGGGCAATTTTTGCTAAAGCTAGGCAAAAAAGCCAAAAGGTCAGCTGTGCATGGATTGATGAATTCACTACCCAAACTCAAAACTTTATTGAACAGGATGATTTACTGGTTCAATTTGAGTCTGCCCATAATGCCTTTATAGAAAAACGCTTAAAAAAACTTAATCAAACGCCAGCAAAACGCAGGTTAAAACTGGTTGAAATGACCGTTGCGCAGTATGAAAAACAAAAACTAGACAGCGAAACCGAAACCATTCATCAGTTTTATTTTCATCAAATTCAATTAGCCGCTTTGGCGTTTCATCAATGTCACAGTCAACGAGAGCCAGAAACCCAAAAAACGATAAGTTTTGGCGTGGTGCGGGTTGCTAATATTGAGCCTTGTATTCAACTAAGTCGATATCTGCTGAATAACGCACCTAAAAATACCGAAATTAAAGTTATGGCGTATCACTCACGCCAACTTTTGATTATGCGAAATGCGCAAGAACAGCTTCTGGATCAATTGCTAAAACGTAATCCTGATAAACCCGAACAGATTTTTCAACATCCCATCGTGCAACAGCACATCAAAAACAGCCAAGCCGAAAATATCATTTTTATACTAGTCGCCACGCCAGTTGAAGAAGTGGGACGTGATCATGATTTTGATTGGGCGATTATTGAACCATCGTCTTTGCGCTCTATTATTCAAATGGCGGGGCGAGTGTTACGTCATCGGACTGTCGAAAAGCTAAATGAACCGAATATCGGCGTTTTACAGTACAACCTGAAAGGCTTTGTTCAAGCCATTCAAGCCCCGCAAAAACGCCATCCGGTATTCACTAGGCCTGGTTATGAAGATGAGGTATGTCTATTAACAAGCCATAACATTGCAGACATTATTGAGTTAAATGCGCTTAACGAACGGCTTGATGCCACGCTGCGAATTACTAGACCACAACACTTGACTCCAAACGCAGTGCTTGCGGATTTAGAGCATTATAAAACGCAGAAAGCCTTATTGCCTGAACAAGCCGGGCCTGAAACCTTAAAAGGCTGGTTGCAGGGTTTTTGGTGGTTGACTGCAATACCGCAACTGTATGTGCAGTTTCGCAAAGGGCCGCCGCAAACGGCTTTGTATTTAACGTCAGATGGTAAGGGGGGGTGGTCGTTTAAAGAGCGCAACGAAGCTAAGGAATTGGTTGATGTTGAAAAACGCTATGACATTCAGCAGCAAGATGATTTATCCGAGCAAGAAAAAACAAATCTTTGGATGCTCCGCGATTATGCACAGCTACTCAAAGAGTCACCGGAACACTATATGCCATTGGCAGCGGCGATTTTTGGTGAAGTGAGGTTAGATAAATCGCTGCTTGAAAACAAAGCATTAATCTACCAGCCCCAACTAGGGTTTTCCAAGAAATAA
- the cas1f gene encoding type I-F CRISPR-associated endonuclease Cas1f produces MEQLTDLKAILHSKRANIYYLEKCRVMQKDGRVLYLTENQAEKQYWNIPIANTTVILLGTGTSVTQAAVRMLASAGVLVGFCGGGGTPLFMANEIEWMTPQSEYRPTEYLQGWMKFWFDDSKRLEAAKRFQEQRLTYMEKVWLADRDLNEQGFFIDDQLVENAMKQYRSSINSVLSVTELLTAEARFTKQLYAYAAQKTKLQSFTRNFEAEDLANGFLNHGNYLAYGLAATTLWVLGIPHAFAVMHGKTRRGALVFDIADLVKDTLILPWAFICAKEQATEQEFRQQCLQNFTKHKALDFMFEATKQMSLEGEHL; encoded by the coding sequence GTGGAGCAATTGACTGACTTAAAAGCCATACTGCACTCGAAACGAGCAAATATTTACTATCTCGAAAAATGTCGCGTCATGCAGAAAGATGGGCGAGTTTTGTATCTCACTGAGAATCAAGCAGAAAAACAGTATTGGAATATTCCGATAGCGAATACGACGGTTATTTTACTCGGTACTGGCACGTCAGTTACGCAGGCTGCCGTGAGGATGTTAGCTTCTGCTGGCGTGTTGGTTGGATTTTGCGGCGGCGGCGGTACACCTTTATTCATGGCTAATGAAATTGAGTGGATGACACCACAGAGCGAATATCGACCAACTGAATATTTACAAGGATGGATGAAATTTTGGTTTGATGATAGTAAGCGATTGGAAGCGGCAAAACGTTTTCAAGAGCAACGTCTAACGTATATGGAAAAGGTTTGGTTGGCAGATCGCGATTTAAATGAACAGGGGTTTTTTATTGACGATCAACTTGTTGAAAATGCGATGAAACAGTATCGATCTAGTATAAACAGTGTGTTGAGTGTGACGGAGCTTCTTACGGCTGAAGCACGCTTTACTAAACAGCTTTATGCTTATGCAGCGCAAAAAACAAAATTACAATCTTTTACACGTAACTTTGAAGCGGAAGACTTAGCCAATGGTTTTTTAAATCATGGCAATTATCTGGCTTATGGTTTGGCGGCTACAACTTTGTGGGTGCTAGGCATTCCACATGCTTTTGCCGTGATGCATGGAAAGACTAGACGAGGTGCGCTGGTTTTCGATATAGCAGACCTGGTAAAAGATACCTTGATACTGCCTTGGGCGTTTATTTGCGCGAAAGAGCAAGCCACAGAGCAAGAGTTTCGCCAACAATGTTTACAGAACTTTACAAAACATAAAGCCTTGGACTTTATGTTTGAAGCCACAAAACAAATGAGTTTAGAAGGTGAGCATTTATGA
- a CDS encoding helix-turn-helix transcriptional regulator, translating into MDRVIRLNKLIQYLQQSSGPIGLADIADQFNCSTRTIRRDLELLIQETGAPFFISDNRVYRDKSNSQKVPIAGYWLTPEELQALLILSNSLNQLQAGLLAEQLAPFKTQIERRLGQQGQANPALSDKIKIIQMASGPLNRTTFTQIAQALANQKRLNITFWSRQTNQLNDREISPQQLIRYRDHWILDAFCHQRQAIRSFSLEGIQQACLLEQAALEVKPQDLSEHFETSYGIFAGQADQQAVLNFSAYQARWIQFEIWHPEQKTRWLDDGRYQLTIPYKHDTELIQDILKHGPEVEVIEPPELRQKVKQRLEETLKHYSRDRF; encoded by the coding sequence ATGGATAGGGTGATTCGACTTAATAAGCTCATTCAGTATTTGCAACAGTCTAGCGGCCCGATTGGGTTGGCCGATATTGCCGATCAATTTAACTGCTCTACCCGCACCATTCGGCGTGATCTTGAGCTACTTATTCAAGAAACAGGTGCGCCTTTTTTTATTTCAGATAATCGGGTTTACCGCGACAAAAGCAATAGCCAAAAAGTGCCTATTGCCGGTTACTGGTTAACGCCAGAGGAACTGCAAGCGCTCTTAATTCTGAGCAATAGTTTGAATCAATTACAAGCAGGCCTGCTTGCAGAACAACTGGCTCCTTTTAAGACGCAAATTGAACGCAGGCTGGGTCAGCAAGGGCAAGCTAACCCAGCGCTTAGCGACAAAATAAAAATTATTCAAATGGCGAGTGGTCCATTAAACCGGACTACTTTCACGCAAATCGCCCAAGCTCTTGCCAACCAAAAACGGCTTAACATAACATTCTGGAGCCGGCAGACTAATCAACTCAACGACCGAGAGATTTCGCCGCAACAACTGATTCGTTATCGTGATCATTGGATACTCGATGCCTTTTGCCATCAGCGTCAAGCGATTCGCAGCTTTTCGTTAGAAGGCATTCAGCAGGCCTGCTTACTGGAGCAAGCCGCACTAGAGGTCAAGCCGCAAGACCTATCCGAACACTTTGAAACCAGTTACGGCATTTTTGCAGGCCAAGCCGATCAACAGGCCGTGCTCAACTTTAGCGCCTACCAAGCGCGCTGGATACAATTTGAAATTTGGCACCCCGAGCAGAAAACACGCTGGCTAGATGACGGACGCTACCAACTCACCATTCCCTACAAACACGACACCGAACTCATCCAAGACATCCTAAAACACGGCCCCGAAGTCGAAGTGATCGAACCGCCCGAACTCAGGCAGAAAGTAAAGCAACGCCTAGAAGAAACACTCAAGCACTATTCCCGTGACAGGTTCTGA
- a CDS encoding c-type cytochrome, which translates to MRFNKLFAALFAVTITGSSLLMVGCGSENGSDAAKAVDTREVKKPAEPSVPSLDNRVEGELPEAFSAPADSMAMPDASSRPQPPMMAEEVPEKVVEEATEQAEPISATEPVTQVAAAPAAPAANGQQLYSTCMGCHGMTGGGGVGPKLQGQSRDDIITKMNAYRAGEQVGPMTAMMAPMATNLNDAEIEALADYIVTF; encoded by the coding sequence ATGCGATTTAACAAATTATTTGCTGCATTGTTTGCAGTGACCATCACCGGCTCATCATTACTGATGGTTGGTTGTGGTTCAGAAAACGGTTCAGATGCGGCAAAAGCCGTTGATACCCGTGAAGTCAAAAAACCAGCTGAACCTTCAGTACCTAGTTTAGATAACAGAGTTGAAGGTGAGTTACCCGAAGCCTTTAGCGCACCGGCTGATAGTATGGCGATGCCAGACGCCTCATCACGTCCTCAACCACCGATGATGGCAGAAGAAGTACCTGAAAAAGTAGTTGAAGAAGCGACTGAGCAAGCCGAACCTATTTCAGCGACGGAACCTGTAACTCAAGTAGCAGCGGCACCCGCGGCGCCTGCTGCCAATGGCCAACAGCTTTACAGTACCTGTATGGGGTGTCATGGCATGACCGGCGGTGGCGGTGTCGGTCCCAAACTACAAGGCCAAAGCCGTGATGACATCATCACTAAAATGAACGCCTACCGCGCGGGCGAGCAAGTTGGACCGATGACCGCCATGATGGCGCCAATGGCCACTAATCTAAATGATGCTGAAATTGAAGCACTAGCAGATTACATCGTGACGTTCTAA